The following are encoded together in the Capsulimonas corticalis genome:
- a CDS encoding IPT/TIG domain-containing protein: MTAIHPTMRRVCALGVLAALPIVLLAGCGGGGGGGGSSDPAPAVTSISPTTGTALGGTIITINGAFFGSSSSGLGVKFGTSSAASITYVSSTTIKATSPPGAGTVDITVSTSSGTSPVSAADKYVYSTDGPPPPPL, from the coding sequence ATGACCGCAATCCATCCGACGATGCGCCGAGTGTGCGCCCTGGGCGTCCTCGCCGCCCTTCCGATCGTTCTGCTCGCCGGCTGCGGCGGGGGCGGAGGCGGCGGAGGCTCCTCCGATCCGGCGCCGGCCGTCACCAGCATCAGCCCGACGACTGGCACGGCTCTCGGCGGCACGATCATCACCATCAATGGGGCGTTCTTCGGCAGCTCCAGCAGCGGTCTGGGAGTGAAGTTCGGAACCAGCAGCGCCGCCAGCATCACCTATGTCTCCAGCACCACCATAAAGGCCACATCGCCTCCGGGAGCCGGCACGGTGGATATTACGGTTTCGACCAGCTCCGGGACGTCCCCGGTCAGCGCGGCCGACAAGTACGTCTACTCGACCGACGGCCCGCCGCCCCCACCGCTTTAA